A portion of the Plasmodium relictum strain SGS1 genome assembly, chromosome: 11 genome contains these proteins:
- the GEX1 gene encoding nuclear fusion protein, putative, producing the protein MINFYLLIIIIIQLKFSREYKFKYSYNTELQTEKIKRGKEAFDEILKAKIKAEEEYKKKTKNKHNEDIEENIYVKEIKCYEYVLEQLNNLNMYNCNEINENNKSLLALAKTKCIFVKSIRNFPDENSGCVLNTKKLNKLQIYLYNNNLFEEFKNENFPKSLSLDELKKIENIKNPCENFDEINDPYLINDSSFLNTKYNQIYDNKNMSKEHILHNDIELKKKLCENLKYKIIANCTGNENMSDIAFQIYHSELNHIDDICFYIQSTEWNKRTEENINKLAETSMYITRQMTTNLENMKLIEHAQVKQIENTNRFDIFLKGLKNDFGEIIHILLKIKKHHESITKFLRGFKIIVIYILTILLVLFITSRNYAYNSRKKIISCVIFCYVTEWIFKKLIVFIKRYILFNINQHLVIYSIKGIRYTYIIIGIKILISTIISYKEPVKIIEEQLNDIKRIVEKNQQYQSSFKEIKTKNGNFNNELDQETVNILNLWSNYNKYFDSLYSDDSDFNINSHSDSEFSSSGTSFVSEHLVLKEIDEINDDSIGKRIKKLHRKNRPIFFHYFPTPKNIQAYTENPISFTNMIEYNHNEVMRMRKNRMKNYLNYNSNETIILENDDPNLTCNLYELNEQDEKLNKFYSLDSLKNYE; encoded by the exons atgataaatttttatttgcttattataataattatacaattaaaattttccagagaatataaatttaaatattcttaTAACACAGAATTACAGACagagaaaattaaaagaggTAAAGAAGCTTTTGATGAAATATTGAAGGCAAAAATAAAAGCAGaagaagaatataaaaaaaaaactaaaaataagCATAATGAAGATATTGAGGAAAATATATAcgtaaaagaaataaaatgttATGAATATGTTTTAGAACAATTAAATAActtaaatatgtataattgtaatgaaataaatgaaaataataagtcATTATTAGCCTTAGCAAAAACAAAAtgtatttttgttaaatcaATAAGAAACTTCCCTGATGAAAATTCCGGTTGTGTATTAAATAcaaagaaattaaataaattacaaatatatttatataataataatttatttgaagaatttaaaaatgaaaacttTCCTAAATCTTTAAGTTtagatgaattaaaaaagatagaaaatataaaaaatccaTGTGAAAATTTTGATGAAATTAATGACCCTTACTTAATAAACGATAGTTCATTTTTAAACACCAAGTACAATCAAATATATGACAATAAGAATATGTCAAAAGAACATATATTACATAATGATATagagttaaaaaaaaaattatgtgaaaatttaaaatataaaattatagcCAATTGTACAGGAAATGAAAATATGTCTGATATTGCTTTTCAAATATATCATTCAGAATTAAATCACATTGAtgatatatgtttttatatacaaTCAACAGAATGGAATAAGAGAACAGAAGAAAAt attaataaACTTGCAGAAACTTCCATGTATATAACGAGACAGATGACAacaaatttagaaaatatgaAGTTAATAGAACATGCGCAAGTAAAACAAATAGAAAATACAAATAg gtttgacatttttttaaaaggtCTTAAAAATGATTTTGGAGAAAtcatacatattttattaaaaataaaaaaacatcaTGAATCTATTAcca AATTTTTAAGGggatttaaaattattgttaTCTATATATTGACAATATTGTTAGTTCTGTTCATAACTTCACGAAACTATGCATACAatagtagaaaaaaaataatttctt GTGTCATTTTTTGTTATGTAACAGAATGgatttttaaaaaactaattgtgtttattaaaagatatatactttttaatatCAACCAGCATTTAGTTATTTATTCAATAAAGGGAATAAGATAT ACATACATAATAATtggtataaaaatattaattagcACCATTATAtc ttataaAGAACCagtaaaaattatagaaGAGCAactaaatgatataaaaagaattgtTGAAAAAAATCAACAGTATCAAAGTAgctttaaagaaataaaaacgAAAAATGGTAACTTCAACAACGAATTAGATCAAGAAACAG TTAATATACTGAATTTATGGTCGAATTACAACAAATATTTTGATTCATTATATTCTGATGATTCAGATTttaatataa ATTCACATAGTGACAGTGAATTTAGTAGTTCAGGAACTTCCTTTGTCAGTGAACACTTagtattaaaagaaatagatga aATAAATGATGATTCAATAGggaaaagaataaaaaagttaCATAGAAAAAATCGGccaatattttttcattattttcctACACCAAAGAATATTCAGGCATATACAGAAAACCCAATTTCTTtta cCAATATGATAGAATACAATCATAATGAAGTCATGAGAATGAGAAAAAACAGAATGAAAAactat CTCAATTATAATAGTAATGAAACCATAATTCTAGAAAATGACGACCCCAATTTAACATgtaatttatatgaattaaatgaacaagatgaaaaattaaataaattctaTTCTTTGGATAGTCTTAAAAATTATGAGTAA
- the P92 gene encoding 6-cysteine protein, putative produces the protein MLILKFFFVLLLSLKVKYSCGEVTFENTTVTNLEFPETDKIFYTNVSFKGKIYAFKISNDENCTITVNKTSDGTTWENTNEIKKEEENNNPTIFSIFVKENKLIVIFRCQKYYIAKAEETLVWSLKEIEYTGFDENALPVFYSGPMVYINIEEKIIMFCMKKTTGDNNIKAQTKILDTNAYLLIRCAISNDEGLKWENATNIYTSKEINDKEEIRLSKFEGKLLVKVSKETLGEYFLCDMMHQNNIYCISIMPKIYNTYSLKNLEEVNNYIFSVAKKGKYFYPCVIYNRDEVFKPNENNKIEGSNYEFIFANKSNVFLFYGKSDNKVHVIKITAPTRKMGCELTENNQSNKKYTYAFTGISNKKVCEVPSSEIGTTEDGSYKIFYVKLPHNIELTSDCFSFPENGVNETKTILVKKNINDSKTSEKEIEFFYPVNHIKFLFAGYVYCILSNNYEISLKFDDMRNFTDISYIEDDSPFSVYSNDILVFPSSKNYPTNTYNLPKGSYSFSLDNYINYYVISNLISSESTTNLPSGGNETKSVRFIKGGKSYSYEGIDLTDSSPNYKLVNTNITEDKTIDVIIAEFNDEKTVGLVCPLSQENFECFHKVYNNSEELVRIEEVFDSEDIFVFPTKLLYKGDETALETILHLNKRNVDKLNHDKNIVHFHCRCQVNNHSVKVYYHISAHHNEEFIQNELNSQRNVAITQSNQEIRENVIENPLDPNKSSGFEDASSRGSERLEDEDADEQNPENNSIPHQSGTENGNGNSDSKTTKNILSSSSRRGSISSLFSLVLFLLLLIHLYIYII, from the coding sequence atgcttattttaaaatttttttttgttttactGTTGTCTCTAAAAGTTAAATACTCTTGTGGAGAAGTAACTTTTGAAAATACAACAGTAACTAATTTAGAATTTCCTGAAActgataaaatattttacacAAATGTGAGTTTTAAAGGAAAAATTTATGCATTTAAAATAAGTAATGATGAAAACTGTACCATAACAGTGAACAAAACCTCAGATGGTACTACTTGGGAAAATAccaatgaaataaaaaaggaagaagaaaataataatccaactatattttctatttttgtgAAAGAAAATAAACTTATAGTGATTTTTAGGTgccaaaaatattatattgcAAAAGCAGAAGAAACTTTAGTATGGTCTTTGAAAGAAATAGAATATACCGGATTTGATGAAAATGCTCTCCCAGTATTTTATTCAGGTCCTAtggtatatataaatattgaaGAGAAAATCATTATGTTCTGTATGAAAAAAACAACTggtgataataatataaaagcccaaacaaaaatattagatACCAACGCGTATCTATTGATTAGATGTGCTATCTCTAATGATGAAGGACTAAAATGGGAAAATGCAACAAATATTTATACTAGTAAGGAAATTAAtgataaagaagaaataagaTTGAGTAAATTTGAAGGTAAACTTCTCGTAAAGGTTAGTAAAGAAACTTTAggagaatattttttatgcgACATGATGcatcaaaataatatttattgtaTTTCTATTATgccaaaaatatataatacttattctttaaaaaatttagaagaaGTGAATAATTATATCTTTTCTGTTgcaaaaaaaggaaaatatttttatccaTGCGTCATTTATAATAGAGATGAAGTTTTTAAACccaatgaaaataataaaatcgAAGGAAGTAATtatgaatttatttttgCTAACAAATCAAatgtatttcttttttatggTAAAAGTGATAACAAAGTacatgtaataaaaataactgcTCCTACTAGAAAAATGGGTTGTGAATTAACGGAAAATAAtcaatcaaataaaaaatatacatatgcATTCACAGGAATTAGTAATAAGAAAGTATGCGAAGTACCTTCATCGGAAATTGGAACTACAGAAGATGgttcatataaaattttttatgttaaacTACCACATAATATAGAATTAACTTCTGATTGCTTTTCATTCCCTGAAAATGGCGTAAATGAAACTAAAACTatattagtaaaaaaaaatataaatgacaGTAAAACTAGTGAAAAAGAGATTGAATTCTTTTACCCAGTTAATCatattaagtttttatttgCTGGATATGTATATTGTATATTAagtaataattatgaaataaGTTTAAAGTTTGATGATATGAGAAATTTTACAGATATAAGTTATATTGAAGACGATAGCCCTTTTTCAGTTTATTCAAATGATATTTTAGTATTTCCATCATCTAAAAATTATCCAACtaatacatataatttaCCAAAAGGTTCTTATTCATTTTCGCTTgacaattatataaattattatgtaATTTCTAATTTAATTTCTTCAGAATCAACTACAAACCTTCCATCTGGAGGAAATGAAACTAAATCAGTGAGATTTATAAAAGGAGGAAAATCATATTCTTATGAAGGTATAGATTTAACTGATTCATCACCGAATTATAAATTAGTAAATACCAATATAACAGAAGACAAGACAATAGATGTGATCATTGCTGAATTCAATGATGAAAAAACAGTTGGTTTAGTATGCCCACTTTCTCAAGAAAATTTTGAGTGCTTTCATAAAGTTTACAATAACTCTGAAGAATTAGTTAGAATCGAAGAAGTATTCGATAGTGAagatatttttgtatttccTACAAAACTACTATATAAGGGAGATGAAACTGCTTTAGAAACaattttacatttaaataaaCGTAATGTTGATAAATTAAATCATGACAAAAATATTGTTCATTTTCATTGTAGATGCCAAGTTAATAATCATTCCGTAAAAGTGTATTATCACATATCAGCACATCATAATGAAGAATTTATACAAAACGAGTTGAATAGTCAAAGAAATGTTGCTATTACCCAAAGTAATCAAGAAATAAGGGAAAACGTTATTGAAAACCCTCTTGATCCTAATAAATCTAGTGGATTTGAAGATGCTTCATCTAGAGGTTCTGAGAGGTTGGAAGATGAAGATGCAGATGAACAAAATCCTGAAAATAATAGTATTCCACATCAAAGTGGCACAGAGAATGGCAATGGCAATAGTGACAGCAAAACAACTAAAAATATACTGTCTAGTAGTTCTAGAAGGGGAAGTATTAGTAGTTTATTCAgtttagttttatttttattattattaatacatttgtatatatatattatctaa
- the PRP16 gene encoding pre-mRNA-splicing factor ATP-dependent RNA helicase PRP16, putative — protein sequence MIAKTYFYSTSSSDEEKKFETEINEKRNNDLKFKRRKINRNNKNNINDKKSNIFRDIGVLGKHKLKNDLKNDNNINNVKEKDFKNRHGNYMRSVDNSESRDFSEELINEKLKSNSSSDEFELKKNKSLDNSSSDELENKRSKSNSYSNKLVHLKLNENNNCGKNLNKKNNINKKKEENYYSSNNDRIIDEIWYTKEEEFIDSFYNMDKETTYEKEKKMINNFKTRMNSLGKKVNQKNLDNNLWELNKLKQGGVNSTYNKLQLNKINEANNTNEVKKIVLTRIITPSFIDKLKNFNYEGDISKKNIHDKWNALSSEKKNSSTSYSNVVKDETCDFVKAAKKGSEFLRYFKNENEKSKARDRYWEIENSKLGELLKLYKNQNKLIKESNINSDKEESSDIFDYKKDKMYSNIFNLNSKKKNTLQDKEELIKLKESLPIYKSKKELLDAVYDNNIIIIVGETGSGKTTQIVQYLYEEGYHKKGIICCTQPRRVAAVSVAYRVSYEMNVEIGSLVGYTIRFEDNTSNNTKIRYVTDGILLRETLNDKELDKYSVIIMDEAHERSINTDVLLGILKNICLKRNDLKLIVTSATIDSKKFSEFFGNAPIYNIQGRTFKVHIEYLRTPCHDYIESAVQKAIEIHVSDNNYDKNFGDILIFMTGQEDINATCYLLSEKFYEVYESYKESKNNKNDTINKIKNIVNEKGKFSENNKKKDQVHHIYPFYVFPIYSQLSSEQQSKIFQKYDLRKIIVSTNIAETSLTLDGIKYVIDTGYCKLKVYNQKIGMDVLQVTPISQANANQRSGRAGRTGPGMCYRLYTENTFLCDLYPNNIPEIQRSNLSNVVLLLKSLNVENIFEFDFIDMPSKESIINSLYELWVLGAINNEGNLTEIGKKMILFPLDPPLSKIVIYSEKFECTKEILIIVSMLSSPSIFLESKENSEAIESKKEKFTVPESDHLTLLNVYLQWRSHNYSYNWCAKNFIQYKSLNKAKEVYSQLSDIIKTLNMKNVSCNNKWELLRKTICSGYFHNASKLKSFSEYINLRTNVSCHVHPNSSLYNIGYTPDYVVYQEIVFTTKEFMRNVTTVEPEWLCELGPLFFYMKNM from the coding sequence atgaTAGCAAAAACGTATTTCTATAGTACATCTTCGTctgatgaagaaaaaaagttcGAAAcagaaataaatgaaaagagaaataatgacttaaaatttaaaagaagaaaaataaatagaaataataaaaataatatcaatGACAAAAAAAGCAATATATTTAGAGATATTGGTGTATTAGGAAAACATAAATTAAagaatgatttaaaaaatgataataatatcaATAATGTTAAGGAAAAAGATTTCAAAAATAGACATGGAAATTATATGAGAAGTGTAGACAATTCTGAATCAAGAGATTTTTCAGaagaattaataaatgaaaaactAAAAAGTAATAGTAGTTCTGAcgaatttgaattaaaaaaaaataaatctcTAGATAACAGTAGTTCAGATGAACTAGAAAATAAGAGATCGAAAAGTAATAGCTACTCTAATAAATTAGtacatttaaaattaaatgaaaataacaaTTGCGGGAAAAacttgaataaaaaaaataatataaacaaaaaaaaagaagaaaattattattccAGTAATAATGATAGAATTATTGATGAAATATGGTATACTAAAGAAGAAGAATTTATTGATTCCTTTTATAATATGGATAAAGAAACCACATatgagaaagaaaaaaaaatgataaataattttaaaacaaGGATGAATAGTTTAGGGAAGAAAGTAAATCAGaaaaatttagataataatttatgGGAACTAAACAAATTAAAACAAGGTGGTGTGAATTCAACATATAACAAATTAcagttaaataaaattaatgaagcTAATAACACTaatgaagtaaaaaaaattgttttaacAAGGATAATAACTCCGTCCTTTATTGATaaacttaaaaattttaattatgaaGGTGAtatctcaaaaaaaaatattcatgaTAAATGGAATGCTTTGTCAAgcgaaaagaaaaatagttCTACTTCATATTCTAATGTAGTAAAAGATGAAACATGTGATTTTGTAAAAGCAGCAAAAAAAGGAAGTGAATTTCtaagatattttaaaaatgagaaTGAGAAATCTAAAGCAAGAGACAGATATTGGGAAATTGAAAATAGCAAACTAGgggaattattaaaattatataaaaaccaaaataaattaattaaagaaaGTAATATAAATTCAGATAAAGAAGAAAGTAGTGATATTTttgattataaaaaagataaaatgtatagtaatatttttaatttaaatagtaaaaaaaaaaatacattacaagataaagaagaattaataaaattgaaagaGTCATTGCCTATttataaatcaaaaaaagaattattagaTGCAgtatatgataataatattataataattgtaGGAGAAACGGGATCTGGAAAAACAACTCAAATAGTtcaatatttatatgaagAAGGATATCATAAAAAGGGAATTATTTGCTGCACGCAACCAAGAAGAGTTGCGGCAGTTTCTGTTGCCTATCGTGTTTCATATGAAATGAATGTAGAAATAGGGTCGTTAGTTGGTTATACCATTAGATTTGAAGATAATACAAGTAACAACACAAAAATTCGTTATGTTACAGACGGTATTTTATTAAGAGAAACACTAAATGATAAAGAATTGGATAAATATAGTGTTATAATAATGGATGAAGCACATGAAAGATCAATTAATACCGATGTTTTATTAGgaatattgaaaaatatttgtttaaaaagaaatgatttaaaattaatagttACTTCAGCTACTATTGATTCGAAAAAATTTTCAGAATTTTTTGGAAATGCAccaatttataatattcaaGGAAGAACTTTTAAAGTACACATAGAGTATTTAAGAACTCCTTGTCATGATTATATAGAAAGTGCTGTACAAAAAGCAATAGAAATTCATGTATCAGACaataattatgataaaaattttggTGATATATTGATTTTTATGACTGGgcaagaagatattaatgcAACCTGCTATTTATTAAGTGAAAAGTTTTATGAAGTATATGAATCTTATAAAGAATcgaaaaataacaaaaatgatactattaacaaaattaaaaacatagttaatgaaaaaggaaaattttctgaaaacaataaaaaaaaagatcaaGTTCATCATATATATCCTTTTTATGTATTCCCAATATATTCTCAATTATCTAGTGAGCAGCAAAgcaaaatatttcaaaaatatgatcttagaaaaataattgtttCTACAAATATAGCAGAAACTTCTCTAACATTAGACGgaataaaatatgtaattGATACTGGATATTGCaaattaaaagtatataaTCAAAAAATAGGAATGGATGTATTACAAGTGACTCCTATATCACAAGCAAATGCTAATCAAAGATCTGGAAGAGCGGGAAGAACAGGTCCAGGAATGTGTTACCGACTATATACagaaaatacttttttatgtGATTTGTACCCTAATAATATACCTGAAATTCAAAGGAGTAATTTGTCTAATGTTGTGTTATTATTGAAATCATTAAAtgttgaaaatatttttgaatttGATTTTATTGATATGCCTAGCAAAGAAAGTATAATAAATTCCTTATACGAATTATGGGTATTGGGTGCTATAAATAATGAAGGCAATTTAACAGAGATAGGGAAGAAAATGATTTTGTTTCCTCTTGATCCACCATTATCAAAAATTGTAATTTATAGCGAAAAATTTGAATGcacaaaagaaatattaattattgtTAGTATGTTGTCATCACCATCTATCTTTTTAGAATCAAAAGAGAATAGTGAAGCTATTGaatcaaaaaaagaaaaatttactGTGCCAGAAAGTGATCATTTAACATTATTAAATGTTTATTTACAATGGCGTTCTCACAATTATTCTTATAATTGGTGTGcgaaaaattttattcaatACAAATCGCTAAATAAGGCTAAGGAAGTATATTCTCAATTAAGTGatattattaaaacattAAATATGAAGAATGTCTCATGCAATAATAAGTGGGAACTTTTAAGAAAAACTATATGCTCTGGCTATTTTCATAATGCttcaaaattaaaatcattctctgaatatattaatttaagaACTAACGTATCTTGCCATGTACACCCTAATTCTTCTTTATATAACATTGGATATACACCTGATTATGTCGTATATCAAGAAATAGTTTTTACAACAAAAGAATTTATGAGAAATGTTACTACAGTAGAACCTGAATGGTTATGTGAATTAGGtcctctatttttttatatgaaaaatatgtaa